A genomic segment from Chitinophagaceae bacterium encodes:
- a CDS encoding DUF1508 domain-containing protein → MNFVFVIKANNGKAILSSEGYSSKSGVLNSMETVKKSSQSKINFEQETASNGKYFLNLKAANGRIIGTAK, encoded by the coding sequence GTGAATTTTGTTTTTGTAATAAAAGCCAATAATGGCAAGGCAATTCTTTCAAGTGAAGGATATTCTTCAAAGTCAGGGGTGCTTAACAGCATGGAAACGGTGAAGAAAAGCAGTCAAAGTAAAATTAACTTTGAGCAAGAAACTGCTTCCAATGGAAAATATTTTTTAAATTTAAAGGCTGCAAATGGCCGCATTATTGGTACCGCCAAATGA
- a CDS encoding TonB-dependent receptor: MSNTKLRFCFIVTGIFSVLLANAQRDSTQSISITTEYQPVLRNAAKLNFSGTHLPADTNRTVAPYYIPPQNLFYAYQPIPLRPLALVQDTNLYLGNRHFIKAGVGNYTTGYAAAGLGFGDGKKYLLNITGNFVSSKGKDIEFQNFYNLNAKAAGSYFINQNELYGSLCLAKNDYSRYGYNHTLYNYSKADVIQHLQELNLTAGFRNLAENSLGVNYNPNIAVDFYASVDNLSERTININLPAELTINKQFSASAEIKADLTRYSTKGYIPNNYFFNNNVVQILPLVKYNGDAFQLNAGIIPTWDNGRLSLLPNIYGEAFLPDKNFSVQAGIVGALNKNTYRNLSLRNPYLLHNNTQVNTKETEIYGGLKTTLGKHFNLAAKLGIVSYNNFALFINDTATDSKGFLIAYEPTAGNLRIHTDASYILQDKLSLTASLTMNGYTGIDVNKKAWHTLPMEFNGSVRYWPLKKLMLKGDLYMFAAPKYIEKGGTHDFTGNASDLSLGAEFTINRQFCVWLNANNLFSNKYERWHNYPVYGINVLGGIIVRF, encoded by the coding sequence ATGTCAAATACCAAATTAAGATTTTGTTTTATTGTAACCGGAATTTTTAGCGTACTCCTGGCAAATGCCCAAAGAGACAGCACACAATCCATTAGCATCACTACCGAGTACCAACCTGTGCTACGCAATGCCGCTAAATTGAATTTTTCGGGCACACACCTGCCCGCCGATACCAACCGAACTGTTGCGCCTTATTATATTCCGCCCCAAAACCTATTTTATGCATACCAGCCAATTCCTTTAAGGCCGCTTGCCTTAGTACAGGACACAAACCTTTACCTGGGCAACAGGCATTTTATAAAAGCAGGTGTTGGAAATTATACAACCGGATATGCCGCAGCTGGGCTGGGTTTTGGCGATGGTAAAAAATATTTACTGAATATTACCGGAAATTTTGTTAGCTCAAAAGGAAAAGATATTGAATTTCAAAATTTCTACAACTTAAATGCCAAAGCTGCCGGGAGTTATTTTATCAATCAAAATGAATTATACGGCTCATTGTGCCTTGCCAAAAACGATTACAGCAGGTACGGATACAACCATACCCTTTACAATTATTCTAAAGCCGATGTAATTCAACACCTGCAGGAATTGAACTTAACCGCAGGCTTTAGAAACCTTGCGGAAAATTCGCTTGGCGTCAATTACAACCCCAATATAGCCGTTGATTTTTATGCCAGTGTAGATAACCTTAGCGAACGTACCATAAACATTAACCTGCCTGCAGAACTTACCATTAATAAACAGTTTTCTGCAAGTGCAGAAATAAAAGCAGACCTTACCCGATACAGTACAAAAGGGTACATACCCAATAATTATTTTTTCAATAATAATGTTGTTCAAATTTTACCTTTGGTAAAGTATAATGGAGATGCGTTTCAACTCAATGCCGGAATAATACCCACCTGGGACAATGGCAGGTTGAGCTTATTGCCCAATATTTATGGAGAAGCTTTTTTGCCGGATAAAAATTTTTCGGTGCAGGCCGGTATTGTAGGTGCATTAAATAAAAATACTTACCGGAACCTAAGCCTGCGGAACCCGTATTTATTGCACAACAACACACAGGTAAATACAAAAGAAACAGAAATATACGGCGGGCTAAAAACTACTTTAGGTAAACATTTTAACCTTGCTGCTAAACTGGGCATCGTATCTTACAACAACTTTGCTTTATTTATAAATGACACGGCAACGGATAGTAAAGGTTTTTTAATTGCTTATGAACCTACTGCAGGCAATTTACGCATCCATACCGATGCCAGTTATATTTTACAGGATAAATTAAGCCTTACTGCATCGCTTACTATGAACGGCTACACCGGCATTGATGTAAATAAGAAAGCCTGGCATACTTTGCCTATGGAATTCAACGGATCGGTAAGGTATTGGCCCTTAAAAAAATTAATGCTCAAAGGAGATTTATATATGTTTGCTGCACCAAAATATATAGAAAAAGGCGGAACACATGATTTTACAGGAAATGCCAGCGACCTTAGCCTTGGTGCAGAGTTCACTATAAACAGGCAATTCTGTGTGTGGCTCAATGCCAATAACCTTTTCAGCAACAAATATGAACGCTGGCACAACTACCCTGTTTATGGCATTAATGTTTTAGGCGGCATTATAGTTCGTTTTTAA
- a CDS encoding lipoprotein, with amino-acid sequence MKKLFTILGIIFLLSSCSRSITMDQAASGYYKKSKSIR; translated from the coding sequence ATGAAAAAACTCTTCACAATTTTAGGCATTATTTTTTTATTAAGTTCCTGTTCCCGTTCCATTACCATGGACCAGGCAGCAAGCGGTTATTACAAAAAAAGTAAGTCTATACGGTAA
- a CDS encoding 5-(carboxyamino)imidazole ribonucleotide synthase: MKKAGILGGGQLGRMLLQSAANYPVLTHVLENDENCPAAHLCHYFTKGNINNFDDVYQFGKNLDCLTIEIESVNTDALEKLQQEGVKIFPHPEALKTIKNKILQKQFYADNQLPSSPFLVTQNKEDLKLHKDFLPAVHKASTDGYDGRGVQVLHSEDDYEKGFDVPSVLEKMVQVKKEIAIIVAVASNGETAIYAPVDMVFDNNLNLLSHQISPADLDEKIFWKLEAVALTTVKKLNSPGIFAVELFVDNHNNVWVNETAPRVHNSGHHSIEACYSSQFDMLWRIMLQYPLGNTKPIMAAAIVNLLGAPGFTGTVQYKGIEEVLSMPNVFVHLYGKAITKPGRKMGHVTVLSSDRQELLFRVNKIKNTLRVISDTP, translated from the coding sequence ATGAAAAAAGCCGGAATATTAGGTGGCGGCCAGTTGGGCCGTATGCTTTTACAATCTGCCGCCAACTACCCAGTTTTAACGCATGTATTGGAGAATGACGAAAATTGCCCGGCGGCACATCTGTGCCATTATTTTACCAAAGGCAACATTAATAATTTTGATGATGTTTATCAATTTGGCAAAAACCTCGATTGCCTTACCATAGAAATAGAAAGTGTAAATACCGATGCTCTGGAAAAATTACAGCAGGAAGGCGTAAAAATTTTTCCGCACCCCGAAGCACTAAAAACCATTAAGAATAAAATTTTGCAAAAGCAATTTTATGCAGATAACCAATTGCCAAGCAGCCCATTTTTGGTAACTCAAAACAAAGAAGATTTAAAGCTGCATAAAGATTTTTTACCCGCTGTTCATAAAGCTTCCACCGATGGATATGATGGAAGGGGCGTTCAGGTTTTACACTCTGAAGATGACTACGAGAAAGGGTTTGATGTGCCATCGGTATTAGAAAAAATGGTGCAGGTAAAAAAAGAAATTGCCATAATTGTAGCTGTTGCCAGCAATGGCGAAACTGCAATTTACGCACCAGTTGATATGGTGTTTGACAATAACCTCAACCTGCTGAGCCATCAAATATCTCCTGCAGACCTTGATGAAAAAATTTTTTGGAAACTGGAAGCAGTAGCTTTAACAACGGTAAAAAAATTAAATAGCCCGGGCATTTTTGCCGTGGAATTATTTGTAGATAACCACAACAATGTGTGGGTAAATGAAACGGCTCCCAGGGTGCATAATAGCGGCCACCATAGCATTGAAGCCTGCTACAGCAGCCAGTTTGATATGCTTTGGCGCATAATGCTCCAATATCCTTTGGGCAATACCAAACCCATAATGGCGGCTGCAATTGTAAACCTGCTTGGCGCCCCCGGCTTTACAGGCACTGTACAATATAAGGGCATAGAAGAGGTATTAAGCATGCCCAATGTATTTGTACATTTGTACGGAAAAGCGATTACAAAACCAGGCAGAAAAATGGGCCATGTAACCGTATTAAGCAGCGACAGGCAAGAACTTCTTTTTCGGGTAAATAAAATTAAAAATACACTTAGAGTAATAAGTGATACCCCATAA
- a CDS encoding DoxX family protein, with protein sequence MAKFLSTKYSATAFDVAILILRVASGVLMMNHGYGKLIHFSEYKVKFMSFMGLGQTTSLLLVVFAEFFCALFIVLGLFTRFAVIPLIIAMCVALFMAHSGDFFGDGEKATLYIGAFVTLLLVGPGRFSVDRLFGK encoded by the coding sequence ATGGCAAAATTTTTATCAACCAAGTATTCTGCCACAGCATTTGATGTGGCAATTCTTATTCTGAGGGTGGCATCAGGTGTTTTGATGATGAACCATGGCTATGGTAAGCTCATTCATTTTTCTGAGTATAAAGTAAAGTTTATGAGTTTTATGGGCCTGGGCCAAACTACATCTTTGCTCCTGGTTGTTTTTGCCGAATTCTTTTGTGCTTTGTTTATTGTATTGGGACTGTTCACCCGCTTTGCCGTAATACCACTTATTATTGCAATGTGTGTAGCCCTGTTTATGGCACACAGTGGCGATTTTTTTGGTGACGGCGAAAAAGCAACATTATACATTGGCGCATTTGTAACCTTGCTGCTGGTAGGGCCGGGCAGGTTTAGCGTAGACAGGTTGTTTGGAAAATAG
- a CDS encoding 4-alpha-glucanotransferase, translating into MFVTIFIPYHTHYGQEVFLKVYPSKNNPAISHQVDLHYYNEQYWKTTIETSELEIKSKLIFSASVADKNNRQEYEIIPVKTVDLKYKKKEITLFEQVPRQNDAQVFVNSKAFTVLNTNKKHPKTEDKPPKNLTHLFHVQAPALPANYVLCLTGADKQLGNWTETEPIILNYKKGQWYIGLNLSKTLFPTEFKLAVFDIGAGKIASYENGDNRVLFGSAGNDSLVISNLNAVFPGFNWRGAGLNIPVFSLRSEKDWGIGDFSHLKLLTDWSVKTGIRMLQLLPINDTTATKSFKDSYPYSAISPFALHPLYLNVQQLATAIGFTFPNEILIKIEQLNQKQELDYDGVLAIKIAALKLIYQLEKNTFKEDFAWIDFFNLNRHWLVPYAVFCYLRDKNGTADFTQWKEFSNYNEEAVEEFANIGTEQYEEICFNYFVQYQLHLQLKDAVDDAHKKGIIFKGDLPIGVGRHSVDTWMYPKLFHMDMQAGAPPDYYSATGQNWNFPTYNWQAMAEDDYKWWRQRMEQLGNYFDAIRIDHVLGFFRIWSIPVANKTGTLGIFQPAYSIAEKTFKENGITINKQRFCKPFISKEIIESNFADKTGWVTNTFFDNGSFKSEFNTQASIADFFTKNKEHKNLQQALQFLLTNVLLIEDEQQASHYHFRIGMHQTESFKALPDFDRSVMDRLYNDYFYHIQNTMWEEEGIKKLNALRNTTDMLICAEDLGMVPEFMDRVLHKMGMLSLKVQRMPKEEGELFSRPVNAPYLAVVTTATHDMSTLREWWEHEKGNIQYFFKSILGHFGTAPNNCEPWIVYDILKQHLESPAMWAVFLFQDLIAFDGSIRSAGIDKERINNPSNPDHYWNYRMHISLERLLHNEELNNRILELIKRSGR; encoded by the coding sequence ATGTTCGTTACTATTTTTATACCATACCATACGCACTATGGGCAGGAAGTTTTCTTAAAAGTTTATCCTTCTAAAAACAACCCTGCAATAAGCCACCAGGTTGACCTGCATTATTACAACGAACAATACTGGAAAACTACTATTGAAACCAGTGAACTGGAAATTAAGTCAAAATTAATTTTTAGCGCCAGTGTAGCCGATAAAAATAACCGGCAGGAATATGAAATAATTCCCGTAAAAACCGTTGACCTTAAATACAAAAAAAAGGAAATCACTTTATTTGAACAGGTTCCCCGGCAAAACGACGCACAGGTATTTGTAAATAGTAAAGCTTTTACTGTATTAAACACAAATAAAAAGCACCCCAAAACTGAGGATAAACCACCCAAAAACCTTACGCATCTTTTTCATGTACAAGCCCCGGCATTACCGGCAAACTATGTACTATGCCTTACCGGAGCCGACAAACAACTCGGCAACTGGACCGAAACAGAGCCAATTATACTGAACTACAAAAAAGGCCAATGGTATATAGGGCTCAATCTTTCCAAAACCCTTTTTCCTACGGAATTTAAACTGGCTGTTTTTGATATAGGAGCAGGAAAAATTGCCTCTTACGAAAATGGGGACAACCGTGTACTTTTTGGCTCTGCTGGCAACGATAGTTTGGTAATAAGTAATTTAAACGCAGTGTTCCCGGGCTTTAACTGGCGTGGAGCGGGTTTAAATATTCCCGTTTTTTCTTTACGCTCCGAAAAAGATTGGGGCATTGGCGATTTTAGCCACCTAAAACTTTTAACCGACTGGTCAGTAAAAACGGGTATCCGTATGTTGCAATTATTGCCCATAAACGATACTACGGCTACAAAATCTTTTAAGGATTCTTATCCTTACTCCGCTATTTCGCCTTTTGCATTGCACCCACTTTACCTCAATGTTCAACAACTGGCAACAGCAATTGGTTTTACGTTTCCAAATGAAATACTGATAAAAATTGAACAGTTAAACCAGAAACAAGAGTTGGATTATGACGGAGTTTTAGCTATAAAAATTGCTGCTTTAAAACTTATTTATCAATTAGAAAAAAATACATTTAAAGAAGATTTTGCCTGGATAGATTTTTTTAATCTGAACCGGCACTGGCTGGTACCTTATGCGGTTTTTTGTTATTTACGAGACAAAAACGGAACGGCTGATTTTACCCAATGGAAAGAATTTAGCAACTACAACGAAGAAGCTGTAGAAGAATTTGCCAATATTGGCACTGAACAATATGAAGAAATTTGCTTTAATTATTTTGTACAGTACCAGCTACACCTGCAATTAAAAGATGCGGTGGATGATGCCCACAAAAAAGGCATTATTTTTAAAGGCGACCTACCCATTGGTGTAGGCAGGCACAGTGTGGATACCTGGATGTATCCCAAACTTTTTCACATGGATATGCAGGCCGGAGCACCACCGGATTATTATAGTGCAACCGGGCAAAACTGGAATTTCCCCACTTATAACTGGCAGGCAATGGCCGAAGACGATTATAAATGGTGGCGGCAACGCATGGAACAGCTTGGCAATTATTTTGATGCCATCCGCATTGACCATGTGCTGGGTTTTTTTAGAATTTGGAGCATACCTGTGGCCAATAAAACCGGCACCCTTGGCATATTTCAACCTGCCTATTCTATTGCAGAAAAAACATTTAAAGAAAACGGAATTACCATTAACAAGCAACGTTTTTGCAAACCCTTTATCAGCAAAGAAATTATTGAAAGCAATTTTGCAGATAAAACAGGATGGGTAACAAATACTTTCTTTGATAATGGAAGTTTTAAAAGTGAATTCAACACCCAGGCTTCTATTGCTGACTTTTTTACAAAAAACAAGGAACATAAAAACCTGCAGCAGGCTTTGCAATTTTTGCTTACCAATGTTTTACTTATTGAAGATGAACAGCAGGCAAGCCATTATCATTTTCGTATTGGAATGCATCAAACGGAATCGTTTAAAGCGCTTCCTGATTTTGACCGCTCCGTAATGGACAGGTTGTACAATGATTATTTTTACCATATTCAAAATACAATGTGGGAAGAAGAAGGCATAAAAAAACTGAATGCCTTAAGGAACACAACCGATATGCTTATTTGTGCCGAAGACCTGGGCATGGTTCCTGAATTTATGGACAGGGTTTTGCACAAAATGGGAATGTTGTCTTTAAAAGTGCAGCGCATGCCCAAGGAAGAAGGTGAATTATTTTCCCGTCCTGTAAATGCGCCGTACCTGGCTGTTGTAACCACCGCAACACACGACATGAGTACCTTAAGGGAGTGGTGGGAACACGAAAAAGGCAATATCCAATATTTCTTCAAATCTATTTTGGGTCATTTTGGTACAGCGCCAAACAATTGTGAACCTTGGATTGTGTATGATATTTTAAAGCAACATTTGGAAAGCCCGGCAATGTGGGCGGTTTTTCTGTTCCAGGATTTAATTGCCTTTGATGGCAGCATACGTTCGGCAGGTATTGATAAAGAACGCATCAACAACCCTTCTAACCCTGACCATTACTGGAATTACCGGATGCACATAAGCTTGGAAAGGTTATTACATAACGAAGAACTAAATAACAGGATTTTGGAACTTATAAAAAGAAGCGGGCGTTAA
- a CDS encoding tetratricopeptide repeat protein, whose amino-acid sequence MQKLIIFFVVMLFFFPSIAQPTHFVTDKEKKYKEVKEHITKEEYAFAYTAVKELKTMYPENMASNHNYINEDVDFFYVLCGLKLMQEPAKNEAINYIASVTNEPRRQLISFHLAHYYFLNDDYLNAVEYFSRSGYDNLSNEQIADAKFEKAYSLFNLKRFAEAKPLFNEIQQVQENKYYIPANYYYGFISYYDKDFTEALRAFKLVEIYEEYKGVVPYYITEIYYFQGNKDEALSYGQAVLQKYPNIYYADRLRLLMGQAYFEKKDFANALPLLENYVNNNDKVSKEVLYELSYCYYVQNQTQKAIEGFKQLSNEKDSMGQNSMYLLGGLYLKTGNKNAARNAFQFCAYNSSNAAQQQVSRFNYAKLSYELGYQDVALKEIKTYLQDYPNAANNNEARELLVLLLTNTSNFSEALQLYETFNSPTLAMQKAYPKILFGRAMEFINDQQINKADDLLSKIIANQYAGSILPYAQFWKGEIAYRQQNFDAAIRYFNAFIPTNSPTLGEASLTTAKYNLGYAWMHKQDYKQALAFFEQVTKTVNSNSSTVIQDSYLRSADCNYMLKNYQQANAMYTQITLLALPQSDYALYQRAMIAGIKSSNEKIKLMNSLQNQYPGSSLAQDANLEIALTYITDEKFGEAIPYLDKILVSSNEGMKPKALAKKALAYYNANNNKQALSSYKELIQKYPQSAEANDALINIKDIYVEEGNPNEYLQLMKENGKIVSATEADELTYNAALLKYNTGNCDAAIPALNSYINTYSNGVHIIEMYYLRSECYRNQKKPNEALAGYEFINSKGLNKYYEKATLQAAQINYFELKDFTKAKKYFTDLKNNATSQDNLLEALRGLVRSHYLLKDYAEANVIAKELVSKKGISTDDKSIGYLLLGKAQQRSGDCAAAIASFKSVAVINKSAWGAEARYESAQCQFLLNNLPAAEKAAMSVIKETGSYDLWVTKAYLLLGDIFMLQKDYFNAKATFESVAKNAAIPELKKEAEQKFDAAVAAEKKQSKIAD is encoded by the coding sequence ATGCAAAAGCTTATTATATTTTTTGTGGTAATGCTATTTTTTTTCCCGTCTATTGCCCAGCCAACTCATTTTGTAACAGACAAGGAAAAAAAGTACAAAGAAGTAAAAGAACATATTACCAAAGAAGAATATGCCTTTGCGTACACTGCCGTAAAGGAATTAAAAACAATGTACCCGGAAAACATGGCAAGCAACCATAATTATATAAATGAAGATGTGGATTTTTTTTATGTGCTTTGCGGGCTAAAATTAATGCAGGAGCCTGCAAAAAATGAAGCCATAAATTATATTGCATCCGTTACCAATGAACCCCGCCGGCAGTTAATAAGTTTTCACCTTGCTCATTATTATTTTTTAAATGATGATTACCTGAATGCTGTAGAATATTTTTCCCGCTCCGGCTACGATAATTTAAGCAATGAACAAATTGCCGACGCTAAATTTGAAAAAGCCTACTCTTTGTTTAACTTAAAAAGATTTGCCGAAGCCAAACCATTGTTTAACGAAATACAACAGGTGCAGGAAAATAAATATTATATACCGGCAAATTATTATTACGGCTTTATTTCTTACTATGATAAAGATTTTACTGAAGCTTTAAGGGCCTTTAAACTGGTAGAAATTTACGAGGAATACAAAGGCGTGGTTCCATATTACATTACCGAAATTTATTATTTTCAGGGAAATAAAGATGAAGCGTTGAGCTATGGCCAGGCGGTATTACAAAAATATCCCAATATTTATTATGCTGACAGGCTAAGGCTACTGATGGGACAAGCCTATTTTGAGAAAAAAGATTTTGCAAATGCCCTGCCACTTTTAGAAAACTATGTGAACAATAATGATAAAGTGAGCAAGGAAGTGCTTTATGAACTAAGCTATTGCTATTATGTACAAAATCAAACCCAAAAAGCCATTGAAGGCTTTAAGCAACTCAGCAACGAAAAAGACTCCATGGGTCAAAACAGCATGTACCTTTTGGGTGGCCTTTATTTAAAAACAGGCAATAAAAATGCTGCAAGAAATGCATTTCAATTTTGTGCCTATAACAGCAGCAATGCAGCACAACAGCAGGTAAGCAGGTTTAATTATGCAAAGCTTTCATATGAACTGGGCTACCAGGATGTAGCTTTAAAAGAAATAAAAACTTATTTACAGGACTATCCCAATGCTGCTAACAATAATGAAGCACGGGAACTATTAGTGTTACTTTTAACCAATACCAGCAATTTTTCTGAGGCCCTGCAATTGTACGAAACATTTAATAGCCCTACGCTTGCCATGCAAAAAGCCTATCCCAAAATTTTATTTGGGCGGGCCATGGAATTTATTAACGACCAGCAAATTAATAAAGCCGATGACTTGCTGAGTAAGATTATTGCCAACCAATACGCAGGTTCTATTTTGCCTTATGCCCAGTTTTGGAAAGGGGAAATAGCCTACCGCCAGCAAAATTTTGATGCGGCAATAAGGTATTTCAATGCCTTTATCCCTACGAATTCACCCACACTTGGTGAAGCAAGTTTAACTACTGCAAAATACAACCTTGGCTATGCATGGATGCACAAACAGGATTATAAACAGGCGCTTGCTTTTTTTGAACAAGTAACCAAAACGGTAAACAGCAATTCATCAACAGTAATACAAGATTCATATTTACGCAGCGCCGATTGTAACTATATGCTCAAAAATTACCAGCAGGCAAATGCGATGTACACCCAAATTACCTTATTGGCCCTGCCCCAAAGTGATTATGCTTTATACCAAAGAGCAATGATTGCAGGTATTAAAAGCAGCAATGAAAAAATTAAGTTGATGAACAGCCTGCAAAATCAATATCCCGGCAGCAGCCTTGCACAGGATGCCAATTTGGAAATTGCACTTACCTACATTACCGATGAAAAATTTGGCGAAGCCATTCCTTACCTGGATAAAATACTGGTTTCCTCCAATGAAGGTATGAAGCCAAAAGCCCTTGCAAAAAAAGCATTGGCGTATTATAATGCCAATAACAATAAACAGGCATTAAGCAGTTATAAGGAATTGATACAAAAATATCCGCAAAGCGCCGAAGCCAATGATGCATTAATTAATATAAAAGATATTTATGTAGAAGAAGGCAACCCCAATGAGTACCTGCAGCTCATGAAGGAAAACGGGAAAATTGTATCTGCCACCGAAGCAGATGAACTCACCTATAACGCTGCATTGCTTAAATACAATACCGGCAACTGCGATGCGGCTATTCCGGCGCTCAACAGCTATATCAATACCTATTCCAACGGTGTGCATATTATTGAAATGTATTACCTGCGCAGCGAGTGTTACCGCAACCAGAAAAAACCCAATGAAGCGCTTGCAGGTTATGAGTTTATCAACAGCAAAGGATTGAACAAATATTACGAAAAAGCCACACTGCAGGCGGCACAAATAAATTACTTTGAACTAAAAGATTTTACCAAAGCAAAAAAATATTTCACCGATCTAAAAAACAATGCAACATCACAGGATAATTTGCTGGAAGCCTTGCGTGGCCTTGTACGCAGCCATTACCTACTTAAAGATTATGCAGAAGCCAATGTGATTGCAAAAGAATTGGTAAGCAAAAAAGGAATAAGTACCGACGATAAATCCATTGGTTACCTGCTGTTGGGAAAAGCCCAGCAACGCTCCGGCGATTGCGCTGCTGCCATTGCTTCATTTAAATCTGTTGCAGTCATTAATAAATCAGCATGGGGCGCCGAAGCAAGGTACGAATCGGCACAGTGCCAGTTTTTGCTCAATAACTTACCTGCTGCCGAAAAAGCCGCAATGTCTGTAATTAAAGAAACCGGCTCATATGATTTGTGGGTAACCAAAGCATACTTGCTTTTGGGCGATATTTTTATGCTGCAAAAAGATTATTTTAATGCAAAAGCCACATTTGAAAGTGTAGCTAAAAATGCTGCGATACCCGAATTAAAAAAAGAAGCAGAACAAAAATTTGATGCTGCAGTTGCTGCAGAAAAAAAACAATCTAAAATTGCCGATTAA
- a CDS encoding dipeptide epimerase — protein sequence MKVKSKIFNLPFTHPFTISKGTKTHQPTFVVELEHFGIKGYGEAPAITYYNISTEQMAANLEAKKIFVEKFSFTDPERYWHYLHHLFPENPFLVCALDMAGWDIFGKIKRKPLYELWGLDTDKSPVTDYTIGIDSIEKMLNKIKEKPWPIYKIKAGVENDIEIISALRKETSASFRVDANAGWTLEQALEKIPVLKNLDVEFIEQPLAKEDWEGMKILYQQSPLPLIADESCVAEDDVEKCKNYFHGINIKLTKCSGITPARRMIAKARELNMKVMIGCMNESSVGTAAIAQLAPLLDYVDMDGPLLLKEDIAASVIFDHGKINYPQVNGLGVTIAAFE from the coding sequence GTGAAAGTAAAATCAAAAATATTCAACCTCCCTTTTACGCATCCGTTTACCATTTCAAAAGGCACAAAAACACATCAGCCCACTTTTGTTGTGGAATTGGAGCATTTTGGTATTAAAGGTTATGGTGAGGCCCCGGCAATAACGTATTATAACATCAGCACCGAACAAATGGCTGCCAACCTTGAAGCAAAGAAAATATTTGTTGAAAAATTTTCGTTCACCGATCCTGAAAGATACTGGCATTACCTCCACCACCTTTTTCCCGAAAACCCTTTTTTGGTTTGTGCACTCGATATGGCAGGCTGGGATATTTTTGGAAAAATAAAAAGGAAACCTTTGTATGAGTTATGGGGTTTAGATACTGATAAAAGCCCCGTTACCGATTATACTATTGGCATTGACAGTATTGAAAAAATGCTGAACAAAATAAAAGAAAAACCCTGGCCAATTTATAAAATTAAAGCAGGCGTAGAAAATGATATAGAAATAATTTCTGCATTAAGAAAAGAAACCAGCGCCAGCTTTAGAGTAGATGCCAATGCAGGATGGACTTTGGAGCAGGCCCTTGAAAAAATACCTGTACTCAAAAACCTTGATGTGGAATTTATAGAACAACCCTTAGCAAAAGAAGATTGGGAAGGCATGAAAATTTTGTACCAGCAATCTCCACTCCCATTAATTGCCGATGAATCCTGTGTTGCAGAAGATGATGTAGAGAAATGTAAAAATTATTTTCACGGCATCAATATAAAACTCACCAAATGCAGCGGCATTACCCCTGCAAGAAGAATGATTGCCAAAGCCAGGGAATTAAATATGAAAGTGATGATTGGCTGCATGAACGAAAGTTCCGTTGGTACTGCTGCCATTGCACAGTTAGCGCCATTGCTGGATTATGTAGATATGGATGGCCCACTGCTGCTTAAAGAAGATATTGCCGCAAGTGTAATATTTGACCATGGTAAAATAAATTATCCGCAGGTAAACGGTCTTGGTGTTACCATTGCAGCATTTGAATAA